In a single window of the Anaerotruncus rubiinfantis genome:
- a CDS encoding CoA-acylating methylmalonate-semialdehyde dehydrogenase, whose translation MSEIKTLRPYINGQYVQSKTEKYTDAFNPSTGEVIAKVPCCTPDEVESAVASAKAAFPGWSATPVAKRVQILYKLRELIVEHMDELTYLVALENGKNWSEAQGDVLKAKEGTEQAIAAPSLMMGESLMDASKGYDTVLYREPLGVFAGIVPFNFPAMIPMGWMTPICIACGNTIVLKAATFTPQSALRFAELYQEAGLPDGVINIITCSRHEAEILLRHPDVKGITFVGSTSVGMHIYSTAAATGKRVQALCEAKNHALVLDDAPVARVAAGIINSAFGCAGERCMALPVVVVQERIADKLVAALVEQAKKLKLGPAYDKETNLGPVINAEHKKSVIEWINKGLEEGAQMVLDGREAIVPGFENGFYLGPTILDHVKPGMTVGDREIFGPVLCIKRVKTFEEGLELMNANPFANGSVIFTQNGHYAREFVRHTDGGMVGVNVGIPVPIGMFPFTGHKNSFIGDLHCLGKDGYRFYTETKAVTTRWFDEEESKNTVVSTWDGTI comes from the coding sequence ATGTCTGAAATAAAAACCCTGCGGCCCTACATCAACGGTCAGTATGTCCAGTCTAAAACGGAGAAATATACCGACGCGTTTAACCCAAGCACCGGAGAGGTGATCGCGAAGGTGCCCTGCTGTACCCCGGATGAGGTGGAATCGGCGGTGGCAAGCGCGAAGGCAGCCTTCCCGGGCTGGTCGGCGACGCCGGTCGCAAAGCGGGTACAGATCCTGTATAAACTGCGGGAGCTGATCGTGGAGCATATGGATGAGCTGACCTATCTGGTCGCGCTCGAGAACGGCAAGAACTGGTCGGAGGCGCAGGGGGACGTGCTGAAGGCCAAAGAGGGAACCGAACAGGCGATCGCGGCACCCAGCCTGATGATGGGTGAAAGCCTGATGGATGCCTCAAAGGGATACGACACGGTGCTCTATCGGGAACCGCTGGGTGTCTTTGCGGGAATCGTGCCGTTCAACTTCCCAGCGATGATCCCAATGGGCTGGATGACGCCGATCTGCATCGCCTGCGGCAACACGATCGTGCTGAAAGCGGCGACCTTTACGCCGCAGTCGGCGCTGCGGTTCGCGGAGCTTTATCAGGAAGCCGGGCTTCCGGACGGAGTCATCAACATCATAACCTGCTCGCGGCATGAGGCGGAGATCCTTCTGCGGCATCCGGACGTCAAGGGCATCACCTTCGTCGGATCGACATCGGTTGGCATGCACATCTATTCGACTGCGGCCGCGACCGGCAAGCGGGTACAGGCGCTCTGCGAGGCCAAAAACCACGCGCTGGTGCTGGACGACGCGCCGGTGGCGCGTGTGGCGGCGGGAATCATCAACTCGGCGTTCGGCTGCGCGGGCGAGCGATGCATGGCGCTGCCGGTCGTGGTGGTGCAGGAAAGGATTGCCGATAAGCTGGTGGCGGCGCTCGTGGAACAGGCAAAGAAGCTGAAGCTCGGCCCGGCATATGACAAGGAGACAAACCTGGGGCCCGTGATCAACGCGGAGCATAAGAAATCGGTGATCGAGTGGATCAATAAGGGGCTCGAAGAGGGCGCGCAGATGGTTCTGGACGGCCGGGAAGCGATCGTACCGGGTTTTGAGAACGGCTTCTACCTCGGACCAACCATCCTGGATCATGTGAAACCGGGCATGACGGTGGGCGACCGCGAGATCTTCGGACCGGTGCTCTGCATCAAGCGGGTCAAGACCTTCGAAGAAGGCCTGGAACTAATGAATGCGAACCCGTTTGCGAATGGATCGGTGATCTTCACACAGAACGGTCATTATGCACGGGAATTCGTGCGGCATACCGACGGCGGCATGGTCGGGGTAAACGTGGGGATCCCGGTGCCGATCGGGATGTTCCCGTTCACCGGGCACAAAAACTCGTTTATCGGGGACCTGCACTGCCTGGGCAAGGACGGCTATCGGTTCTACACCGAGACGAAGGCGGTCACGACCCGATGGTTCGACGAGGAAGAGAGCAAGAACACGGTGGTCTCCACCTGGGACGGTACCATCTGA
- a CDS encoding TRAP transporter large permease, which translates to MAILFGTMAVCLLLGVPIGAAIGAAILMLNLLQPFTTMEYITQYMYSGVSSFTLLALPFFIISGNLMDTGGISKRLIKIANSLIGNVVGGLGTVTVLACMFFGAISGSANATVAAIGIIMIPQMVRAGYNKYYAVALVTVAGGLGCVVPPSYPLVIYGVTNNQSISDLFLAGIGPALLVGGMLILVNYCISRKYGWKGSGEPVSIKRFFIALKDGIWAIFMPIIILGGIYGGIFTATEAAVVATVYSILVGIFIYRELTLKKIWKMFFDTTAAMGGMNYTMATAGALSSVFVYLGFGEKVQNFFFGISDSTFVIMLIIFAILFIVGMFVQTTPTIIIVSPILLQIVTPLGIHPIQFGLVMTLSLCIAFVTPPVASNLFVAQSMTGLDVGGITKWALPFILVLFVAMALVAFFPMFSMGILALFR; encoded by the coding sequence ATGGCAATACTCTTTGGAACCATGGCTGTCTGTCTCCTGTTAGGCGTGCCGATCGGCGCGGCCATTGGAGCAGCCATCCTGATGCTCAATCTTCTGCAGCCGTTCACGACGATGGAATATATCACTCAGTACATGTATTCCGGCGTCAGTTCGTTCACGTTGCTTGCGCTGCCGTTTTTCATCATCTCGGGTAACCTGATGGATACCGGCGGCATCTCCAAACGGCTGATTAAAATTGCCAACAGCCTGATCGGAAACGTTGTCGGTGGACTGGGTACGGTCACCGTTCTGGCCTGTATGTTCTTCGGAGCGATCTCCGGTTCGGCAAACGCCACCGTCGCGGCGATCGGCATCATCATGATCCCGCAGATGGTCCGTGCGGGCTACAACAAATACTATGCGGTCGCCCTGGTCACCGTGGCCGGCGGTCTCGGCTGCGTCGTGCCGCCCAGCTATCCGCTGGTTATCTACGGCGTCACGAACAACCAGTCGATCAGCGACCTGTTCCTGGCCGGTATCGGTCCGGCGCTTCTGGTCGGCGGCATGCTGATACTCGTCAACTACTGCATCAGCCGCAAATACGGCTGGAAGGGTTCCGGCGAACCGGTCAGCATCAAACGGTTCTTTATTGCGCTCAAGGATGGTATCTGGGCAATCTTCATGCCGATCATCATCCTGGGCGGCATCTACGGCGGTATCTTCACTGCCACCGAAGCCGCGGTTGTCGCCACCGTCTACAGCATCCTGGTGGGCATCTTTATCTACCGCGAGCTGACTCTTAAAAAGATCTGGAAGATGTTCTTCGACACCACTGCGGCGATGGGCGGCATGAACTACACGATGGCCACCGCCGGAGCGCTCAGTTCGGTGTTCGTATATCTCGGATTTGGTGAAAAGGTGCAGAATTTCTTTTTCGGCATCTCGGACAGCACCTTTGTCATCATGCTGATTATCTTTGCGATCCTGTTTATTGTCGGTATGTTTGTCCAGACAACCCCAACTATCATCATTGTTTCCCCAATCCTTCTGCAGATTGTCACTCCGCTGGGGATCCACCCGATTCAGTTTGGTCTGGTCATGACCCTTTCGCTCTGCATCGCATTCGTCACGCCTCCGGTTGCGTCCAACCTCTTCGTTGCACAGTCGATGACCGGCCTTGACGTTGGAGGCATTACCAAATGGGCCCTCCCGTTCATCCTGGTGCTCTTTGTTGCAATGGCGCTGGTCGCATTCTTCCCAATGTTCAGCATGGGAATCCTGGCGCTCTTCCGATAA
- a CDS encoding TRAP transporter small permease encodes MESKKKIFWNEFINRFELYIGAVLFLAMMVLLTWQVVTRYLARAITWTEELSCIMLVWMSYLGFAGAITTRKHLRIDAFVNALPFKVKKIVLILSNLINAAFAAMLISPMYNVMMSFQKIDATSPILKIPKVFTFSILPVSMILILIRTLQECARLAGEEEKTLGVGKPALDLDAIAREGEMEREGREA; translated from the coding sequence ATGGAATCCAAAAAGAAAATCTTTTGGAATGAGTTCATCAACCGGTTTGAGCTTTATATCGGGGCGGTGCTGTTTCTGGCCATGATGGTGCTGCTCACATGGCAGGTCGTCACGCGCTATCTCGCCCGTGCCATTACCTGGACTGAAGAACTCTCCTGCATCATGCTGGTGTGGATGAGCTATCTGGGTTTTGCAGGCGCCATCACCACCAGAAAGCACCTGCGTATCGATGCCTTTGTAAACGCACTGCCTTTTAAGGTAAAAAAGATCGTCCTGATCCTCTCGAACCTCATCAACGCCGCGTTTGCGGCGATGCTGATCTCCCCGATGTACAATGTCATGATGAGCTTCCAGAAGATCGATGCGACCTCTCCCATCCTCAAGATTCCAAAAGTGTTCACTTTCAGCATTCTGCCGGTCAGTATGATCCTCATCCTGATCCGTACTCTTCAGGAATGTGCGCGGTTGGCCGGCGAGGAGGAAAAGACTCTGGGCGTTGGGAAACCGGCGCTTGATCTGGACGCCATCGCGCGGGAAGGTGAAATGGAACGAGAAGGGAGGGAGGCATAG
- a CDS encoding TRAP transporter substrate-binding protein: MKRIIAIALTICMMLAIFAGCSSGSGNNATAPAGSTAASAQNAAADNAETIVIRVNSAIKSSTVEETANGLGILQFVDKVRERTDGKYEIKLFMDSQLGGSSEQVVGGLQSGAFEMCTLALGSFGEYTNAFMPMNFPYMFSSEEVIHKVVDGEVGQRMRDDCIADTGIRPLAFTELGFRHMTNSKRVIKSPADVKGLKIRTMNDPYQISAMESLGAAVTPTAYSELFTALQQGVVDGQENPCQNIWTEKFYEVQDYMTLTKHTYTLQMLGIAESYFQSLPVDVQEILLEEGRNCEIRNREELEAIDNAQLEELRKVMEVTELTQEEFDAFREAASTSWGPAKEAMGEEYFNLLMSEVEKYEKE; the protein is encoded by the coding sequence ATGAAACGTATTATCGCGATTGCCCTGACTATCTGCATGATGCTGGCCATCTTCGCCGGTTGTTCCTCCGGGTCCGGAAACAATGCCACAGCGCCCGCGGGATCCACCGCAGCATCCGCGCAGAACGCGGCCGCGGACAACGCTGAAACCATCGTCATACGCGTCAACAGCGCCATCAAATCCTCAACCGTCGAAGAGACTGCGAACGGACTCGGAATCCTCCAGTTCGTCGATAAGGTTCGCGAGCGCACCGACGGCAAATATGAGATCAAACTCTTCATGGACAGCCAGCTCGGCGGTTCCTCCGAACAGGTCGTCGGCGGCCTGCAGAGCGGCGCGTTCGAGATGTGCACCCTGGCACTTGGAAGCTTCGGCGAATATACCAACGCCTTCATGCCGATGAACTTCCCCTACATGTTTTCCTCCGAAGAGGTCATCCACAAGGTGGTTGACGGCGAAGTCGGCCAGCGTATGCGCGACGACTGTATCGCCGACACAGGCATCCGCCCGCTCGCATTCACCGAGCTCGGCTTCCGCCATATGACCAACTCAAAACGCGTCATCAAATCCCCTGCGGACGTAAAGGGCCTGAAGATCCGCACAATGAACGACCCCTACCAGATTTCGGCGATGGAATCGCTGGGCGCAGCCGTCACCCCGACCGCCTATTCCGAACTGTTCACCGCGCTGCAGCAGGGCGTGGTCGACGGACAGGAAAACCCCTGCCAGAATATCTGGACCGAGAAATTCTATGAGGTTCAGGATTACATGACCCTGACAAAACATACATACACCCTGCAGATGCTCGGCATCGCGGAATCCTACTTCCAGTCGCTGCCCGTGGACGTGCAGGAAATCCTGCTCGAAGAGGGCCGCAACTGTGAAATCCGCAACCGTGAAGAGCTCGAAGCGATCGACAATGCACAACTCGAAGAGCTGCGGAAGGTGATGGAGGTCACCGAACTGACACAGGAGGAGTTTGACGCTTTCCGTGAGGCCGCTTCCACCTCCTGGGGGCCCGCGAAGGAGGCCATGGGCGAAGAATATTTTAACCTCCTGATGTCCGAAGTGGAAAAGTACGAGAAGGAATAA
- a CDS encoding mandelate racemase/muconate lactonizing enzyme family protein, producing MKITKVEVLRVKTNRPSWRPIFCRIHTDEGIYGDGEAAMAYDTGAPAAYAMIKDLAPMIIGMDPMQTEWIWERFFRTTFWGLNAGPVMYSAIAAIDIALWDIKGKAYNRPIHELLGGKRRDSVRCYASQLQFGWKWGQMLHERQLKPEQYADVAKEAVAEGYDALKYDFFSFDEEGNTITVEEYTRLLQPKYLAMIERRVAAVREAVGPMVDLIAECHCRLDAQSAVQVANLIEKYNILYFEECTIPSPELTKYVSDRINIPLAGGERIYTRWQFRPYFENASLQVIQPDIGNCAGLTEVRKICDMAHAYDISVQPHTCASPLSTSLALHLEAVIPNFIIHEHHCNNRMKFNHGLTKYNPQPVNGRFEIPNEPGIGNEISEEAFSRAEEYAVIE from the coding sequence ATGAAGATTACCAAGGTTGAAGTACTCCGCGTCAAAACCAATCGACCCAGCTGGCGGCCGATATTCTGCCGCATCCACACCGACGAGGGCATCTATGGCGACGGCGAGGCCGCAATGGCTTATGACACCGGCGCGCCGGCGGCCTACGCAATGATCAAGGATCTGGCCCCGATGATCATCGGCATGGACCCGATGCAGACCGAATGGATCTGGGAGCGGTTCTTCCGCACCACCTTCTGGGGCCTCAACGCCGGCCCGGTCATGTATTCGGCAATCGCCGCGATCGACATCGCCCTCTGGGACATCAAAGGCAAGGCCTACAACCGCCCGATCCATGAGCTTCTGGGCGGCAAACGCCGCGATTCGGTCCGCTGCTACGCCAGCCAGCTTCAGTTCGGCTGGAAATGGGGACAGATGCTCCATGAACGCCAGCTCAAACCGGAACAGTACGCCGACGTCGCCAAAGAGGCGGTCGCGGAAGGTTATGACGCGCTGAAATATGACTTCTTCTCGTTCGACGAAGAAGGCAACACCATCACGGTGGAGGAATACACCCGCCTGCTCCAGCCCAAATACCTTGCGATGATCGAGCGCCGCGTCGCGGCCGTGCGTGAAGCGGTCGGCCCGATGGTGGACCTCATCGCCGAATGCCACTGCCGGCTCGACGCACAGAGCGCTGTGCAGGTTGCAAACCTCATTGAAAAATACAACATCCTCTATTTCGAAGAGTGCACGATCCCTTCCCCCGAACTGACCAAATATGTGTCCGACCGCATCAATATCCCGCTGGCCGGCGGCGAGCGCATCTACACCCGCTGGCAGTTTCGGCCCTACTTCGAGAACGCTTCGCTGCAGGTTATCCAACCGGATATTGGAAACTGCGCGGGACTCACCGAAGTGCGCAAGATCTGCGACATGGCGCATGCCTACGACATTAGCGTCCAGCCGCATACCTGTGCCAGCCCGCTTTCCACCTCGCTGGCGCTGCACCTTGAGGCGGTCATCCCGAACTTCATCATCCATGAGCATCACTGCAACAACCGCATGAAGTTTAACCACGGACTGACCAAATATAACCCGCAGCCTGTCAACGGCCGTTTCGAGATCCCGAACGAACCGGGCATCGGCAACGAGATCTCCGAAGAGGCGTTCAGCCGTGCGGAGGAGTACGCGGTAATCGAATAA
- a CDS encoding FadR/GntR family transcriptional regulator produces MARPLLSEKVADKIKQMIIHGELPTGEQIPSEQELSQRLNVSVRTVREAVKALVSCNILEIQRGIGTFTCADPGLGDDPFGFEFMDTNALYPDLVEIRLILEPEIFVLAAHRGTQAEFEAAAAVLEQVRIANEKLGQGDNADELIERFWTYDMQFHQLIYQASHNAVANRMLPLITKTLYQLYRSELFRKWRKSKNFYSRHQMIFEAVLRKNDEEIRKLCRAHISSGTTEGGLL; encoded by the coding sequence ATGGCCAGACCGTTATTATCAGAAAAAGTAGCAGATAAAATCAAGCAGATGATCATTCATGGGGAACTTCCGACCGGGGAGCAGATCCCAAGCGAACAGGAGCTTTCCCAGCGGCTCAATGTTAGCGTGCGCACCGTTCGCGAGGCGGTGAAGGCGCTGGTGTCCTGTAATATCCTTGAGATCCAGCGCGGGATCGGCACCTTCACCTGTGCGGATCCCGGGCTCGGGGACGACCCGTTCGGTTTTGAATTCATGGATACGAACGCGCTGTATCCCGACCTGGTTGAAATCCGGCTGATCCTTGAGCCGGAAATCTTTGTGCTGGCCGCCCACCGCGGCACGCAGGCGGAATTCGAGGCTGCCGCCGCTGTCCTCGAACAGGTGCGCATCGCCAACGAAAAGCTCGGACAGGGCGACAATGCCGACGAACTGATCGAACGGTTCTGGACCTACGATATGCAGTTCCATCAGTTGATCTATCAGGCAAGCCACAACGCCGTTGCCAATCGGATGCTTCCGCTGATCACAAAAACGCTCTATCAGCTTTACCGCAGTGAGCTTTTCCGGAAATGGCGCAAATCGAAGAATTTTTACAGCCGTCACCAGATGATCTTTGAGGCGGTCCTGCGCAAAAACGACGAGGAGATCCGCAAGCTCTGTCGGGCGCATATCTCCTCCGGTACGACCGAAGGCGGCCTGCTTTAA
- a CDS encoding pyridoxal phosphate-dependent aminotransferase encodes MRVSGHLDHVELSRIRGIGEKIKVLEDQGRDVIRLHLGEPDFTTPENIIASAKAALDRGQTHYAPNRGIPALRNAIAEKLQTENGIAYDPETEVLVTSGCAEGLYLVFSALLDPGDEVIIVEPAYIAYLQLARIVGAKSVLVHAGESGGWLPDIDDLRKAVTDKTKLLILNSPCNPTGAVYPRELIEQIAQLAIEKDFLVLSDEVYEKLLYDGAEHVSIGSINGMRERTLTINGFSKAYAMTGWRLAYIAAPKEFILPMVKIHQYSMSSSNIIAEYAGVEALKNGAEACARMLAQYSQRRRLLLDAFERLGIPCAAPKGTFYIYPNVVRGGLGGREFAERLLADAGVAVVPGTAFDSFYDTNIRISYASSMENLREFIARLEDMLTRLIK; translated from the coding sequence ATGCGTGTAAGCGGTCATTTGGACCACGTCGAGCTTTCACGGATCCGTGGGATCGGTGAGAAGATCAAGGTCCTGGAGGATCAGGGACGCGATGTGATCCGCCTGCATTTGGGAGAACCCGATTTCACCACGCCTGAAAATATCATCGCCAGCGCAAAGGCCGCGCTCGACCGCGGCCAAACCCATTACGCTCCGAACCGCGGCATTCCCGCGCTGCGAAACGCCATTGCTGAGAAGCTGCAAACAGAAAACGGGATCGCCTACGATCCCGAAACCGAGGTGCTGGTTACCTCCGGCTGCGCCGAAGGACTCTACCTCGTTTTCAGTGCCCTGCTCGATCCGGGCGACGAGGTGATCATCGTCGAGCCAGCTTACATCGCCTATCTGCAGCTTGCCCGCATCGTCGGCGCGAAAAGCGTGCTGGTGCATGCCGGGGAATCGGGCGGCTGGCTGCCGGACATCGACGACCTGCGCAAGGCAGTTACCGACAAGACAAAGCTGCTCATCCTCAACAGCCCCTGCAACCCGACCGGCGCGGTTTATCCGCGCGAACTGATTGAGCAGATCGCACAGCTTGCAATCGAAAAGGATTTCCTAGTCCTTTCGGACGAAGTTTATGAGAAGCTGCTTTATGACGGCGCAGAGCATGTCTCGATCGGTTCGATCAATGGGATGCGCGAACGCACCCTCACGATCAACGGCTTCTCCAAGGCTTATGCGATGACCGGCTGGCGGCTGGCTTACATCGCCGCGCCAAAGGAGTTCATCCTTCCCATGGTGAAGATCCATCAGTATTCGATGTCCAGCTCGAACATCATCGCGGAATATGCCGGCGTCGAGGCGCTTAAAAACGGCGCAGAAGCCTGCGCGCGGATGCTTGCGCAGTACAGCCAGCGCCGCAGGCTTCTGCTGGACGCTTTCGAACGACTCGGTATCCCCTGTGCGGCGCCGAAGGGAACCTTCTATATCTATCCCAACGTCGTTCGCGGCGGGTTGGGAGGCAGGGAATTTGCCGAACGGCTGCTCGCCGACGCCGGGGTTGCGGTCGTCCCCGGAACCGCTTTCGATTCCTTCTATGATACGAATATCCGGATTTCTTACGCAAGCAGCATGGAAAACCTGCGGGAATTCATCGCCCGGTTGGAAGATATGCTTACACGCTTAATAAAATAA
- a CDS encoding dihydrodipicolinate synthase family protein, which translates to MMTPAELKKHMKGVCFVNVTPFDEDGTLRIDSYRENLRFTLDKVKNVECTITPCGSNGEFASMSEEEHKTVLKTCVEEVAGAHPVIAGAGRASTYETVKMCKFAQEVGADGVQIIHPYYFVPTPEGMYEHYKHIAEAVDIGIIVYNNPAFSQSWINGKLMRKMIDDFGGKICGVKENTPHLMLFNSMVKALKGTDVSIHSGFGEQWYAYQFPYGADGLVTPFGNFFPEYPIKMYEAAQRYDFDEIRSLLNMMDPYYSFVGRCAAARGDTGVATKPGGSIYGEGNVRFGVLKEAMRLMGLPGGHMRLPLTGLNDKERDELKEILRALKLV; encoded by the coding sequence ATGATGACACCTGCTGAACTGAAAAAACATATGAAGGGCGTTTGCTTTGTAAATGTGACCCCATTCGATGAGGACGGTACTCTCCGGATTGATTCCTACCGCGAGAACCTGCGGTTCACCCTCGATAAGGTCAAGAATGTCGAATGCACGATCACCCCGTGCGGAAGCAACGGTGAATTCGCTTCGATGAGCGAAGAGGAGCACAAGACGGTCCTCAAGACCTGTGTCGAAGAGGTTGCGGGCGCGCATCCGGTCATCGCGGGCGCCGGCCGTGCAAGTACCTATGAAACGGTTAAAATGTGCAAATTTGCGCAGGAGGTCGGCGCCGACGGCGTACAGATCATTCATCCGTATTATTTCGTCCCGACCCCGGAGGGCATGTACGAGCATTATAAACATATTGCAGAGGCAGTCGATATTGGTATCATCGTCTATAACAATCCTGCCTTCTCCCAGTCCTGGATCAACGGCAAGCTGATGCGCAAGATGATTGATGATTTCGGCGGCAAGATCTGCGGCGTCAAGGAGAACACCCCGCACCTGATGCTCTTCAACTCGATGGTCAAGGCGCTCAAAGGCACCGACGTTTCGATCCACAGCGGCTTCGGCGAGCAGTGGTACGCCTATCAGTTCCCGTACGGCGCGGACGGCCTGGTCACCCCGTTCGGCAACTTTTTCCCGGAATATCCGATCAAAATGTACGAAGCGGCACAGCGTTACGATTTCGACGAGATCCGTTCGCTGCTTAATATGATGGACCCGTATTATTCCTTCGTGGGCCGCTGCGCCGCCGCGCGCGGCGACACTGGCGTTGCCACCAAGCCGGGCGGCTCGATCTACGGCGAAGGTAATGTGCGTTTCGGCGTGCTCAAGGAGGCCATGCGCCTGATGGGCCTGCCGGGCGGACATATGCGACTGCCGCTCACCGGCCTCAACGACAAGGAGCGGGATGAACTCAAAGAGATCCTGCGCGCCCTCAAGCTGGTCTGA
- the alr gene encoding alanine racemase produces MKYEHDRTWAEISLDNLDYNYRTLSDLVGPGCTVMAVIKGNFYGNGAITAARSLEEAGCRWMGLATIEEAMELREKGITAEMLLLGPICPEHTKIAIDNNLTIPMLDYAYAREISKAARSVGKTVRAHMKVDTGMCRYGMMVSKNLAQCVDETMQIAALPGIELTGVFTHFASGGDPAEDAFTMGQLANYRAYAEALEARGLKLLRHCANSPVSLRFPEARYDMVRVGTLLCGFNPFGCGVELKPVMQVRARILSIKQLDPGDTIGYNRLFTCERPTIVAIIPFGFVDGIHRSASNRAQMLLHGKRVTLVGKICMDLCFLDITDVPEAKIGDVVTIFGEDSGVFLSPYEITASYPGSAPELSAVIGTRVPRFYLRGGKIVARD; encoded by the coding sequence ATGAAATATGAGCACGACCGTACCTGGGCTGAAATCTCTCTCGATAACCTCGACTATAACTACCGGACTCTGAGCGATCTGGTGGGTCCGGGCTGTACGGTCATGGCGGTGATCAAGGGCAACTTCTACGGGAACGGCGCAATCACCGCGGCCCGTTCCCTGGAGGAAGCCGGATGCCGCTGGATGGGGCTTGCCACCATCGAGGAGGCCATGGAACTGCGGGAAAAGGGTATAACAGCGGAAATGCTGTTGCTCGGGCCAATCTGCCCGGAACACACCAAAATTGCAATCGACAACAATCTGACCATCCCGATGCTCGACTACGCCTACGCGCGGGAGATCTCCAAAGCGGCCCGCAGCGTCGGGAAGACGGTACGGGCACATATGAAGGTTGACACCGGGATGTGCCGTTACGGTATGATGGTCTCGAAAAATCTTGCCCAATGCGTCGACGAGACGATGCAGATCGCGGCCCTGCCCGGTATCGAACTGACCGGCGTATTCACCCACTTCGCATCCGGCGGCGATCCGGCGGAAGACGCCTTCACCATGGGGCAGCTCGCAAACTATCGCGCCTATGCCGAAGCGCTCGAAGCCCGCGGGCTGAAGCTGCTGCGCCACTGCGCAAACAGCCCGGTCAGTTTACGCTTCCCCGAGGCGCGCTACGACATGGTCCGGGTGGGTACCCTGCTCTGCGGCTTCAATCCGTTCGGCTGCGGCGTGGAGCTGAAACCGGTCATGCAGGTGCGCGCCCGCATCCTTTCGATCAAGCAGCTCGATCCGGGCGACACGATCGGGTACAACCGCCTATTCACCTGTGAGCGGCCAACCATCGTTGCAATCATCCCGTTTGGATTTGTCGACGGGATTCATCGCAGCGCCTCGAACCGTGCGCAGATGCTGCTGCATGGCAAACGGGTCACCCTCGTCGGGAAGATCTGCATGGACCTGTGCTTTCTGGACATCACCGATGTGCCCGAGGCAAAAATAGGCGATGTGGTCACAATTTTCGGTGAGGACAGCGGCGTCTTTCTCTCCCCGTACGAGATTACCGCGAGCTATCCCGGTTCCGCGCCTGAACTGAGTGCGGTGATCGGCACCCGGGTTCCGCGCTTTTACCTGCGCGGCGGAAAAATCGTGGCCCGTGACTGA
- a CDS encoding GNAT family N-acetyltransferase → MVIRSEEEKDIEIIYSVVKSAFADAEHSDGNEHNLVKALRKGDGYVPELSLVAEINGKIVGYIMFTKVEIGNRVELALAPLAVLPEYQRKGIGTALIREGHRIAHELGYGYSIVLGSEKYYPKTGYLPADEFGIKPPFNVPSENFMACRLKEDGPRIHGTVKYAKEFGID, encoded by the coding sequence ATGGTGATAAGAAGCGAGGAAGAGAAAGATATCGAAATTATATATTCGGTAGTAAAGTCTGCATTTGCTGATGCTGAACACAGCGATGGCAATGAGCATAATTTAGTAAAAGCATTGAGAAAAGGCGATGGTTATGTTCCCGAGCTATCTTTAGTTGCCGAAATAAACGGAAAAATTGTGGGATACATTATGTTCACTAAAGTTGAGATTGGGAATCGTGTTGAATTGGCATTGGCTCCGTTGGCTGTTTTGCCTGAGTATCAAAGAAAAGGAATAGGAACAGCTTTGATAAGGGAAGGACATAGAATAGCGCATGAATTGGGATATGGATATTCGATTGTATTGGGAAGTGAAAAATATTATCCCAAAACAGGATATTTGCCGGCAGATGAGTTTGGCATAAAACCGCCTTTCAACGTACCAAGTGAAAATTTTATGGCTTGCAGATTAAAAGAAGATGGACCACGCATTCATGGGACTGTCAAATATGCGAAAGAATTTGGAATTGATTAA